Proteins encoded by one window of Akkermansia muciniphila ATCC BAA-835:
- a CDS encoding UvrB/UvrC motif-containing protein, translated as MNIAKTFRTFSRTGGAINIIRAAAFILLTVPASAQIPPEAKMLELTFQEQERKINDAAFAKYKPELVRLMNECVKNEDFEQAKHIRDILERKSLPGIQEEEKEDYSHFIGQWEETAGGYVYLSRFDGKQAQQKSGNTGWLGKGGVDKDFSSPDIIRLNETRTVWFYWIKTDRDDHIFQVNHATKLVSLLKRKGAREKEANRSTYSSSFPKFDLLSEKIHADMATGKGKLARQYAQALQKKSREWGVSGHLEAAIWARKRAEGLQKGNHKEKQQLQDITGTWDFPSGTVQIKDPKEFRMEGESMTFEYLRSLNDSVHLFHIQETKQKKMVTRINNLLLIIPYDCRGPFQEGVMKP; from the coding sequence ATGAATATCGCAAAGACATTCCGCACTTTTTCCCGGACAGGCGGAGCCATTAATATTATTCGAGCTGCCGCATTCATTCTTCTTACCGTCCCGGCTTCAGCGCAAATACCGCCGGAGGCAAAGATGCTGGAACTGACTTTTCAGGAACAGGAAAGGAAAATCAACGACGCGGCTTTTGCCAAGTACAAGCCGGAGCTGGTCAGGCTCATGAATGAATGCGTTAAAAACGAGGATTTTGAACAGGCCAAGCATATCAGGGATATTCTCGAACGGAAGTCCCTGCCCGGCATTCAGGAAGAGGAAAAAGAGGATTACTCGCATTTCATCGGGCAATGGGAAGAAACGGCGGGAGGATACGTTTATTTAAGCCGCTTTGATGGGAAGCAGGCGCAACAGAAGTCCGGCAATACCGGATGGCTGGGCAAAGGCGGAGTGGACAAGGATTTTTCATCCCCTGACATCATCAGGCTCAATGAAACCCGGACGGTATGGTTCTACTGGATCAAAACGGACCGCGACGACCATATTTTCCAGGTTAACCACGCTACCAAACTGGTTTCCCTGTTAAAGCGGAAGGGAGCGCGCGAAAAAGAAGCGAATCGTTCCACCTATTCCTCATCTTTCCCTAAATTCGACCTTCTTTCTGAAAAAATCCATGCCGATATGGCAACCGGCAAAGGAAAACTGGCCCGGCAATACGCTCAAGCCCTGCAAAAAAAGAGCAGGGAATGGGGTGTTTCCGGTCATTTGGAAGCGGCCATCTGGGCGCGCAAACGGGCCGAGGGATTGCAAAAGGGGAATCATAAGGAGAAACAGCAACTCCAGGACATCACCGGAACATGGGACTTCCCTTCAGGCACCGTTCAAATTAAGGATCCGAAAGAATTCCGAATGGAGGGGGAAAGCATGACGTTCGAGTATCTGAGATCCTTAAATGACAGTGTCCACCTGTTCCATATCCAGGAAACCAAACAGAAGAAAATGGTAACCCGGATTAACAACCTGCTTCTCATTATCCCTTATGACTGCCGCGGGCCATTCCAGGAAGGGGTTATGAAACCCTGA
- a CDS encoding DNA polymerase III subunit delta' translates to MAFTASQAFDLLRTAFSRNRLPHALLIVGDEHQGASRLILQLLELINGIRADHLDSVRDEYCRLVRPKSKSRRILRDDIRAVEPFLQQRAAEGKWKIAVFMDAERMNDEAANAFLKTLEEPPGQCLLILSTSQPDQLLQTIISRCVRVNLLQSGEFRLTPIQEALLPHWLETCRNLNNDLAALAFRSRFMDVMAEAKAAITKNLNQALKDEAREAAQGTDASDWEARNKDANAAQIETEYLEQRNQALELLISWFGQAALIASGAPEVAPIHPEVRTLAAQMPVNELLKRMEALNRLRDDLNFNIHEALALDVHLLAAVGSC, encoded by the coding sequence ATGGCATTTACGGCATCCCAAGCGTTCGACCTGCTGCGCACCGCCTTCTCCCGCAACCGGCTTCCCCATGCCCTGCTCATCGTGGGAGACGAGCACCAGGGAGCCTCCCGCCTGATCCTGCAACTGCTGGAGCTGATAAACGGCATCCGGGCAGACCATCTGGACAGTGTAAGGGACGAGTATTGCCGGCTGGTGCGCCCCAAGTCCAAGTCGCGCCGCATCCTGCGGGATGATATCCGCGCCGTGGAACCCTTTTTGCAACAGCGCGCGGCGGAGGGGAAATGGAAGATAGCCGTGTTCATGGATGCGGAGCGGATGAATGACGAGGCCGCCAACGCTTTCCTGAAAACCCTGGAGGAACCGCCCGGCCAGTGTCTGCTCATTTTGTCCACCTCCCAGCCGGACCAGCTTCTCCAGACAATTATTTCCCGCTGCGTGCGCGTCAATCTGCTGCAATCCGGAGAATTCAGGCTCACTCCTATTCAGGAGGCCCTGCTCCCGCACTGGCTGGAGACCTGCCGCAATCTGAATAATGACCTGGCCGCTCTGGCCTTCCGCAGCAGGTTCATGGACGTCATGGCGGAGGCCAAGGCCGCCATCACCAAAAACCTGAACCAGGCTCTGAAAGATGAAGCCAGGGAAGCAGCCCAGGGTACGGACGCCTCCGACTGGGAGGCCCGCAATAAGGACGCGAACGCCGCCCAGATAGAGACGGAATATCTGGAACAGCGCAATCAGGCCCTGGAACTGCTCATCAGCTGGTTTGGCCAGGCAGCCCTGATTGCCTCCGGAGCCCCGGAAGTCGCTCCGATTCATCCGGAGGTGCGCACGCTGGCCGCCCAGATGCCCGTGAACGAATTGCTGAAACGCATGGAGGCCCTCAACAGGCTCCGTGATGATTTGAATTTCAATATTCACGAAGCCCTGGCCCTGGATGTCCACCTGCTGGCGGCCGTCGGGTCCTGCTGA
- the rsmI gene encoding 16S rRNA (cytidine(1402)-2'-O)-methyltransferase, producing the protein MEKVEYSVYFVPVPIGNRADITLRALDVLRKVDVIACEDTRHSGLLLSHYEIRKPLVSMHDHNEQPRAGEIAARAAGGESFAVISDAGMPGVSDPGYRLIQTLKEKGVSFTVLPGPSAVVTALVGSGLPTDAFFFGGFLPVKSGKKNAVLQTAVEASHTSIFYESPHRIVKTVQALAALDPDIPVCVARELTKTFETYHRGPASRLAAEFAERPPRGEIVLLVGGVNAPRATR; encoded by the coding sequence ATGGAGAAAGTGGAATACAGCGTTTATTTTGTTCCGGTGCCGATCGGCAACCGGGCGGACATCACCCTGCGGGCGCTGGACGTGCTGCGCAAGGTGGATGTCATTGCGTGTGAGGACACCCGCCATTCCGGTCTTCTGCTTTCCCATTATGAAATCCGCAAACCGCTGGTAAGCATGCATGACCACAATGAGCAGCCGCGTGCCGGGGAAATTGCGGCGCGCGCGGCCGGCGGAGAAAGCTTTGCCGTGATCAGTGATGCGGGCATGCCTGGCGTGAGCGATCCGGGCTATCGTCTCATTCAGACCCTCAAGGAAAAGGGAGTAAGCTTCACCGTCCTTCCCGGGCCATCCGCCGTGGTGACGGCATTGGTGGGGTCCGGACTGCCTACGGACGCATTCTTCTTCGGCGGCTTTCTGCCCGTCAAATCCGGGAAAAAAAACGCTGTGCTCCAAACGGCAGTGGAAGCTTCCCATACCAGTATTTTTTATGAATCCCCCCATCGCATCGTCAAAACCGTGCAGGCTCTGGCGGCGTTGGATCCGGATATTCCCGTCTGCGTAGCCAGGGAACTGACAAAAACCTTTGAAACTTACCATCGCGGTCCGGCCTCCCGGCTGGCGGCGGAATTTGCGGAACGCCCCCCCAGGGGGGAAATCGTGCTGCTGGTGGGCGGCGTCAATGCCCCGCGGGCTACCCGGTGA
- a CDS encoding DNA-deoxyinosine glycosylase → MKKCSFPPSVTPDCSVLVLGSLPGDESLRQAQYYAHPRNAFWKIMGSLLGFDPSLPYGERLSLLNRGGVGLWDVVASGVRPGSLDQHISQERPNDIAALLDRFPGIGVVCCNGTASHKYLKRYFPELFLRETLSVIQMPSTSPAAARLTYEQKFRAYEEIMAPLLRKEREK, encoded by the coding sequence GTGAAAAAATGCTCCTTCCCTCCTTCCGTCACCCCGGACTGTTCCGTGCTGGTGCTCGGTTCCCTGCCGGGAGACGAATCCCTGCGTCAGGCCCAGTATTATGCCCATCCCCGCAACGCGTTCTGGAAAATCATGGGGTCCCTTCTGGGGTTCGATCCCTCCCTGCCATATGGGGAACGCCTGTCCCTGCTCAACCGGGGCGGGGTGGGGCTGTGGGACGTGGTGGCCTCCGGCGTCAGGCCCGGCAGCCTGGACCAGCACATCTCCCAGGAACGGCCCAATGACATTGCGGCCCTGCTGGATCGCTTCCCGGGCATCGGCGTGGTCTGCTGCAACGGCACCGCTTCCCATAAATACCTTAAACGGTATTTTCCCGAACTGTTCCTTCGGGAAACGCTTTCCGTCATTCAAATGCCTTCCACCAGTCCGGCGGCGGCGCGGCTGACGTATGAGCAGAAATTCCGCGCCTATGAGGAAATCATGGCGCCCCTGCTCCGGAAGGAAAGGGAAAAATAG
- a CDS encoding PP2C family protein-serine/threonine phosphatase: MMQQSFYQDTVLASGLYGDQIQGGRDNQQDTFSILAEEDALLLVLADGMGGYTGGELASRAAVEGFSRAFERESVSPGEKMKAALAAANEQVLAVRKKEGKDEEMGTTLVAAWIGREGLRWVSVGDSLLLLIRKEKMFLLNELHQYSEELDRMADEGVISRDEALNHPSRHFLTSALMGREIFLVNLQEECFPLVPGDRLLVASDGVESYLNSMGPARIRYLSMLSAEELVRSVLDGISRGGDPNQDNATLICVEIPGA, from the coding sequence ATGATGCAGCAGTCTTTTTACCAAGATACTGTTCTGGCTTCCGGATTGTATGGAGACCAGATTCAGGGGGGGCGCGATAATCAGCAGGATACCTTTTCCATTCTGGCTGAAGAGGATGCCCTGCTACTGGTTCTGGCGGACGGCATGGGAGGGTACACTGGCGGAGAACTGGCCAGTCGCGCGGCTGTAGAAGGTTTTTCCCGGGCTTTTGAGCGGGAATCCGTCTCGCCCGGAGAAAAAATGAAGGCTGCATTAGCCGCCGCAAATGAACAGGTGCTCGCTGTCCGGAAAAAAGAAGGAAAGGATGAGGAAATGGGAACGACGCTGGTAGCGGCCTGGATAGGGAGGGAAGGATTGCGCTGGGTCAGCGTGGGGGATTCCCTCCTGCTTCTTATTAGGAAAGAAAAAATGTTTCTGCTTAATGAATTGCATCAGTATTCCGAGGAATTGGACCGTATGGCGGATGAAGGAGTCATCAGCCGGGATGAGGCTTTGAACCATCCTTCCCGGCATTTTTTGACCTCTGCCCTGATGGGGAGGGAAATTTTTTTGGTGAATTTGCAGGAGGAATGCTTCCCTCTGGTTCCGGGAGACCGTCTTCTGGTTGCCAGTGACGGGGTAGAATCTTATCTGAATTCCATGGGGCCGGCACGGATACGGTATTTGTCCATGCTTTCCGCGGAGGAACTGGTGCGTTCCGTGTTGGATGGCATCAGCCGCGGCGGCGATCCCAACCAGGATAACGCTACACTGATTTGTGTGGAGATACCAGGGGCTTGA
- the lptE gene encoding LPS assembly lipoprotein LptE, whose amino-acid sequence MNRIRNVFKLFLPVFCLLAGSCGYQLGGTKPPKLELAQTVKVCLFANNSLEPRAATLVTGALADELQRDGTYRLSSGADADIRVEGEVYSITFDQLRSSREDTYKSTELGLRLSVKYRVVDARTQEILYAGSAEEVGQFFDQGNIQSARTNALSYAARLVATSIAETLTNG is encoded by the coding sequence ATGAACCGTATCCGGAACGTTTTCAAACTCTTCCTGCCCGTTTTTTGCCTCCTGGCCGGTTCTTGCGGTTACCAGCTTGGCGGCACCAAGCCGCCCAAGTTGGAACTGGCCCAGACCGTTAAGGTATGCCTTTTTGCCAACAACTCTTTGGAGCCCCGTGCCGCCACGCTGGTGACCGGCGCCTTGGCGGATGAGCTGCAGCGGGACGGCACCTACCGGTTAAGCTCCGGCGCGGATGCGGATATCCGGGTGGAGGGGGAAGTGTACTCCATCACCTTCGACCAGTTGCGATCCAGCCGGGAAGACACCTACAAGAGTACGGAACTTGGGTTGCGCCTGTCTGTCAAATACCGTGTGGTGGACGCCAGGACGCAGGAAATTCTGTATGCCGGCTCTGCGGAGGAAGTAGGTCAATTCTTTGACCAGGGCAACATTCAGTCGGCCCGCACGAATGCCCTTTCCTATGCGGCCCGTCTGGTGGCTACTTCCATTGCGGAAACCCTTACCAATGGCTAA
- a CDS encoding lysozyme inhibitor LprI family protein produces the protein MKKKTPDPELETLLDQIDGGELTGRQSNYVRQELSAYWEKRLHKAHSALMKHYSHVPAIAEKLKAAQKGWESYQDSLAEAYAACLMQEDEKEQKSQWFQFNMLRLECDNTEWHCRILEELLDTIKQNGL, from the coding sequence ATGAAGAAAAAAACTCCTGACCCGGAACTGGAAACATTGCTCGACCAGATTGACGGAGGAGAACTCACGGGGCGCCAGAGCAATTACGTACGTCAGGAGCTGTCCGCGTATTGGGAAAAACGACTTCATAAAGCACATTCGGCCCTCATGAAGCATTACTCCCATGTTCCGGCCATCGCGGAAAAATTGAAGGCGGCGCAGAAGGGATGGGAAAGTTATCAGGACTCCCTGGCAGAGGCATATGCCGCATGCCTGATGCAGGAAGATGAAAAAGAACAAAAGAGCCAATGGTTTCAGTTTAACATGCTCCGCCTGGAGTGCGATAATACCGAGTGGCATTGCCGCATCCTGGAAGAACTGCTGGACACGATCAAACAGAACGGTCTTTAA
- the carB gene encoding carbamoyl-phosphate synthase large subunit, protein MAKREDIRKILIIGSGPIIIGQACEFDYSGTQACKALRAEGYDVVLVNSNPATIMTDPGMADHTYIEPLTVDRITAVIEKERPDALLPNLGGQTALNLASKLHEEGILKQYGVEVIGVDLEAIARGEDRIIFKETMDRIGVPVAKSEPVYSVEEAEKVASELGYPVVLRPAYTMGGTGGGIVYNVEELRQVVPRGLAASLINQVLVEECVLGWEELELEVVRDAKGQKITVCFIENVDPMGVHTGDSFCVAPMLTVPQEVQDKLQDYSYRILDAIGVTGGTNVQFAHNREDNRIIVIEINPRTSRSSALASKATGFPIASVSTKLASGVTMDELPYWRKGSLEKYEPYGDYVVVKFARWAFEKFPKAADKLGTQMKAVGEVMSIGQNFKEAFQKAVRSLEIGRAGLGRVKKLEALSTPELREKITYGNSERFFQIYELLRRGVAVEEIVKLTRITPYFIEQMKELADFDFSLDGQDWDSLSAETLRQAKEMGFSDKYLAQIFGVPEKAVRARRQKDGITATFRIVPVSGVEHAEYYYSTYSGAADEVPVNDKKKIMILGGGPNRIGQGIEFDYTCVHAAFTLRDHGYESIMVNCNPETVSTDFDTANKLYFEPVTVEDVLAIYEKEKPEGVIVQFGGQTPLNIAQALKDAGVKIMGTQPEGIRLAEDREYFRERMIALNIRQPESGTARSLEEAVELGRRIGYPVMVRPSFVLGGRGMEVIYDEENLKRYGVEAIQVSPEYPMLIDRFLDNAIEAEVDALADGTDTFVATVMEHIELAGIHSGDSACAIPPVTIAPKHIRTIEEHAAKIAQDFQVKGILNVQFAICNDEVYIIEANPRASRTVPIVSKVTGISLARYATEIMLGKKLKELGLKSRACRFIGVKEAVFPFNMFPEVDPVLGPEMRATGEVMGIADNFGMAYYKAQEAAGCILPTAGKVLVTVSDRDKKFIEPIARDLISLGFTIVSTGGTAEYLRGQGVETEVVNKLHEGRPNLGDMITNKQIDLIINTPVDRTSMIDDSFIRMQSIQKKIPYMTTIAAARATVEGIRSAQHVKVSPRSLQEYHS, encoded by the coding sequence ATGGCAAAACGCGAAGATATCCGCAAAATCCTCATTATCGGCTCAGGCCCCATCATCATCGGCCAGGCCTGCGAGTTCGACTACTCCGGCACCCAGGCCTGCAAGGCCCTCCGCGCCGAAGGTTACGACGTCGTTCTGGTGAATTCCAACCCCGCCACCATCATGACGGACCCCGGCATGGCGGACCACACCTACATTGAGCCTCTGACCGTGGACCGCATCACGGCCGTGATTGAGAAGGAACGCCCGGATGCCCTGCTGCCCAACCTGGGCGGCCAGACGGCCCTGAACCTGGCTTCCAAGCTGCATGAGGAAGGCATCCTGAAACAGTACGGAGTGGAAGTCATCGGCGTGGATCTGGAAGCCATCGCCCGCGGCGAAGACCGCATCATTTTCAAGGAAACCATGGACAGGATCGGCGTGCCGGTCGCCAAGTCCGAACCCGTCTACTCCGTGGAGGAAGCTGAAAAGGTGGCCTCTGAACTGGGCTATCCCGTCGTGCTGCGCCCCGCCTACACCATGGGCGGCACGGGCGGCGGCATCGTTTACAACGTGGAAGAACTGCGCCAGGTAGTCCCCCGCGGCCTGGCCGCCTCCCTCATCAACCAGGTGCTGGTGGAAGAATGCGTGCTGGGATGGGAGGAACTGGAACTGGAAGTCGTCCGCGACGCCAAGGGACAAAAGATTACCGTTTGCTTTATTGAGAACGTGGATCCCATGGGCGTGCACACCGGAGACAGCTTCTGCGTGGCTCCCATGCTGACCGTTCCGCAGGAAGTGCAGGATAAGCTTCAGGATTATTCCTACCGCATTCTGGACGCCATCGGCGTTACGGGAGGCACAAACGTGCAGTTCGCCCACAACCGGGAGGACAACCGCATCATCGTTATTGAAATCAACCCCCGTACATCCCGTTCCTCCGCCCTGGCTTCCAAGGCCACCGGCTTCCCTATCGCCTCCGTCTCCACCAAGCTGGCCTCCGGCGTCACGATGGACGAACTTCCCTACTGGCGCAAAGGCTCCCTGGAAAAATACGAACCTTACGGCGACTATGTGGTCGTGAAGTTCGCACGCTGGGCCTTTGAAAAATTCCCCAAGGCAGCCGACAAGCTGGGCACCCAGATGAAAGCCGTGGGAGAAGTAATGAGCATCGGGCAGAATTTCAAGGAAGCTTTCCAGAAGGCCGTGCGCTCTCTGGAAATCGGACGCGCCGGCCTGGGCCGCGTGAAAAAGCTGGAAGCCCTCTCCACCCCGGAATTGCGTGAAAAAATCACGTACGGCAACAGCGAACGCTTCTTCCAGATTTACGAACTCCTGCGCCGTGGCGTAGCCGTGGAGGAAATCGTGAAGCTGACCCGCATCACTCCGTATTTCATTGAACAGATGAAGGAACTGGCGGACTTTGACTTTTCCCTGGATGGGCAGGACTGGGATTCCCTTTCCGCGGAAACCCTGCGCCAGGCCAAGGAAATGGGCTTTTCCGACAAATACCTGGCCCAGATTTTCGGGGTACCGGAAAAGGCCGTCCGCGCCCGCCGGCAGAAAGACGGCATCACGGCCACCTTCCGCATCGTGCCCGTCAGCGGCGTGGAACACGCGGAATACTACTACTCCACTTACAGCGGCGCGGCGGACGAAGTTCCCGTGAACGACAAGAAGAAAATCATGATTCTGGGCGGCGGCCCCAACCGCATCGGCCAGGGCATCGAATTCGACTATACCTGCGTGCATGCCGCCTTCACCCTGCGCGACCACGGGTATGAATCCATCATGGTGAACTGCAACCCGGAAACGGTTTCTACGGACTTTGACACGGCCAACAAGCTGTACTTTGAACCCGTGACTGTGGAAGACGTGCTGGCTATTTACGAGAAGGAAAAGCCGGAAGGCGTCATCGTCCAGTTCGGAGGCCAGACCCCGCTTAACATCGCCCAGGCCCTCAAAGACGCCGGCGTGAAAATCATGGGAACCCAGCCGGAAGGCATCCGTCTGGCGGAAGACCGCGAATATTTCCGTGAACGCATGATCGCCCTGAATATCCGCCAGCCGGAAAGCGGCACGGCCCGTTCCCTGGAGGAAGCCGTGGAACTGGGGCGCCGCATCGGCTACCCGGTCATGGTGCGCCCCTCCTTCGTGCTGGGCGGCCGCGGCATGGAAGTCATTTACGATGAAGAAAACCTGAAGCGCTACGGCGTGGAGGCCATCCAGGTCAGCCCGGAATATCCCATGCTGATCGATCGTTTTCTGGACAATGCCATTGAGGCGGAAGTGGATGCTCTGGCCGACGGCACGGACACTTTTGTAGCCACGGTCATGGAACACATTGAGCTGGCCGGCATCCATTCCGGCGACTCCGCCTGCGCCATCCCTCCCGTGACAATCGCTCCCAAGCACATCCGCACCATTGAGGAACATGCCGCCAAAATTGCCCAGGACTTCCAGGTAAAGGGCATTCTGAACGTGCAGTTCGCCATCTGCAACGATGAGGTTTACATCATTGAGGCCAATCCCCGCGCCTCCCGCACGGTGCCGATCGTCTCCAAGGTAACGGGCATCTCCCTGGCGCGCTACGCCACGGAAATCATGCTGGGCAAGAAACTCAAGGAGCTGGGCCTGAAGTCGCGCGCCTGCCGTTTCATCGGCGTGAAGGAAGCTGTCTTCCCCTTCAACATGTTCCCGGAAGTGGACCCCGTACTGGGGCCGGAAATGCGCGCCACGGGTGAAGTCATGGGCATTGCGGACAACTTCGGCATGGCCTACTACAAGGCCCAGGAAGCTGCGGGCTGCATTCTGCCTACCGCCGGCAAGGTGCTCGTCACGGTTTCCGACCGGGATAAGAAGTTCATCGAACCCATCGCCCGGGACCTGATTTCCCTGGGATTTACGATTGTCTCCACCGGCGGCACCGCAGAATACCTGCGCGGCCAGGGCGTGGAAACGGAAGTAGTCAACAAGCTGCATGAAGGCCGCCCGAACCTGGGCGACATGATCACGAACAAGCAGATCGACCTGATTATCAACACTCCGGTGGACCGCACCAGTATGATTGACGACTCCTTCATCCGCATGCAGTCCATCCAGAAGAAAATTCCGTACATGACTACCATCGCAGCCGCCAGAGCCACGGTGGAGGGCATCCGCTCCGCCCAGCACGTGAAGGTATCACCCCGTTCCCTCCAGGAATACCATTCCTGA
- a CDS encoding outer membrane protein assembly factor BamD, which produces MKKLFLMMAAVSGALALCQCSSEAPPPPGTVRMVDQQAIALMQEARAKEAKNDLSGAIKKYRRVVEKHPLSREAPLARFRMAELYEARKEPAEAFDQYQKLIDRHPDSPLYRQAMSRQKEMAFGAASGALTNRVLWMFDVRMDPTNVTEWLKHVRDNAPYAPTAPQAMNVLGNYLAARGRMKEAIEAYQNLVDNYPNSPLAPTAQLQIATLYRQAAADGDRNHVNVARAQEAYEDYLQRYPNSARAGAARADLAAMKRELVAQQLEVAEYYLTKMKDADAAVFCYQEVASKGSINPAAAARAKARLKELRVTSR; this is translated from the coding sequence GTGAAAAAACTGTTTCTCATGATGGCTGCCGTTTCCGGGGCGCTGGCCCTGTGCCAATGCTCTTCGGAAGCGCCTCCTCCTCCCGGAACCGTCCGCATGGTGGATCAGCAGGCGATTGCCCTGATGCAGGAAGCCAGGGCAAAGGAAGCGAAGAATGATCTCTCCGGGGCCATCAAGAAATACAGGCGCGTGGTGGAAAAACACCCCCTTTCCAGGGAAGCTCCCCTGGCCCGGTTCAGAATGGCGGAACTCTATGAGGCCCGCAAGGAACCTGCGGAAGCGTTTGACCAGTACCAGAAACTCATTGACCGCCACCCGGACAGCCCCCTGTACAGGCAGGCCATGTCCCGGCAGAAGGAAATGGCCTTCGGCGCTGCGAGCGGCGCGCTGACCAACCGCGTGCTGTGGATGTTTGACGTCAGGATGGATCCCACGAACGTCACGGAATGGCTGAAGCATGTGCGCGACAACGCCCCGTATGCCCCTACCGCCCCGCAGGCCATGAACGTGCTGGGCAATTACCTGGCCGCGCGCGGCCGGATGAAGGAGGCCATAGAGGCATACCAGAACCTGGTGGACAATTACCCCAACTCTCCGCTGGCCCCCACGGCCCAGCTCCAGATAGCCACCCTGTATCGCCAGGCTGCTGCGGACGGAGACCGCAACCACGTCAATGTGGCCCGCGCTCAGGAAGCGTATGAAGACTACCTTCAGCGTTATCCCAACAGCGCCCGTGCGGGAGCCGCCCGTGCCGATCTGGCGGCCATGAAGCGTGAGCTGGTGGCCCAGCAGCTGGAAGTGGCGGAATACTACCTGACCAAGATGAAAGATGCGGATGCCGCCGTCTTCTGCTACCAGGAAGTAGCCTCCAAAGGCAGCATCAATCCCGCCGCCGCCGCCAGGGCGAAGGCCCGCCTGAAAGAACTGCGCGTGACCAGCAGATAA
- a CDS encoding endonuclease/exonuclease/phosphatase family protein: MSYNVKNGTGMDGRRDYDRTARVITEEKPDVAALQELDQGTIRSGGRDTLQELAARTTLTGTYAKAIDYSGGSYGVGILSREKPLSVKRIPLPGREEARVLLMAEFRDYWFCVTHLSLTREDSNASIDMIAALAAKCSKPFFIAGDFNLTPDSEPITRMKKYFILLSDPAQKTFPAGHPKECIDYIWMYRGKKTEAFHVKERRVIEAPAASDHRPVKVTVSY, encoded by the coding sequence ATGAGCTATAACGTAAAGAACGGCACCGGCATGGACGGCAGGAGGGATTATGACCGCACGGCCCGGGTAATCACGGAGGAAAAACCGGATGTCGCGGCCCTTCAGGAGCTGGACCAGGGGACAATCAGAAGCGGCGGCAGGGATACCCTGCAGGAATTGGCCGCAAGGACAACGTTGACGGGGACCTATGCCAAGGCCATTGATTATTCAGGCGGTTCCTATGGAGTAGGTATTTTATCCAGGGAAAAACCTTTGAGCGTCAAACGGATTCCTTTACCCGGCAGGGAGGAGGCCCGTGTACTGTTGATGGCCGAGTTCAGGGATTACTGGTTTTGCGTCACGCATTTGTCCCTGACCAGGGAAGACAGCAACGCTTCCATTGATATGATTGCCGCCCTGGCCGCAAAATGCAGCAAGCCCTTTTTTATTGCAGGGGATTTCAATTTAACGCCGGATTCGGAACCGATAACCCGGATGAAAAAATATTTCATCCTGCTGAGCGATCCGGCCCAAAAAACGTTTCCCGCCGGGCATCCGAAGGAATGCATTGATTACATCTGGATGTACAGGGGAAAAAAGACGGAGGCGTTCCATGTGAAGGAACGCAGGGTAATTGAAGCTCCCGCCGCCTCTGACCACCGCCCGGTCAAGGTGACGGTCAGCTATTGA
- the hisI gene encoding phosphoribosyl-AMP cyclohydrolase, with translation MEQNDISSRIVFADRGKVNVEKGVEFAPKFDQNGLIPALAMDHITHEPLMLAYMNAESLRMTMELGEAVYYSRSRQEIWHKGATSGHVQKVKQILVDCDQDALIVLVDQCGAGACHTGHHSCFYRSVPFGDELKAQPQGGGVTLREADGGVVFDAEAVYGKGH, from the coding sequence ATGGAACAAAATGACATCTCATCCCGGATTGTCTTTGCCGACCGCGGCAAGGTGAATGTGGAAAAAGGCGTGGAATTCGCCCCCAAATTTGACCAGAACGGCCTGATTCCGGCCCTCGCCATGGATCATATTACCCATGAACCGCTGATGCTGGCCTATATGAATGCGGAATCCCTGCGCATGACCATGGAACTGGGGGAAGCCGTCTACTATTCCCGCAGCCGTCAGGAAATCTGGCATAAGGGCGCTACCAGCGGCCATGTGCAAAAAGTAAAGCAAATCCTGGTTGACTGTGACCAGGATGCCCTGATTGTGCTGGTGGACCAGTGCGGCGCCGGAGCCTGCCACACCGGGCACCACTCCTGCTTTTACCGTTCCGTTCCGTTCGGCGATGAACTGAAAGCCCAGCCCCAGGGGGGGGGCGTCACGCTGCGTGAAGCGGACGGAGGCGTCGTTTTTGATGCCGAAGCCGTGTACGGCAAGGGCCATTAA